The Stygiolobus azoricus genome window below encodes:
- a CDS encoding V0D/AC39 family V-type ATPase subunit codes for MSFAYTTALARVYKSQILSTGTVNELLESSSWKEVANILRENGIISEVPQTLTDFQTYMKNRALQILSSVRNYTLSSKIASSIVDLYKYIVELDDIEAIVSATLSKSTSFRVYLLKDLADIKPQSLEDVLSSLTGIEREALEFALEKATNKSAAVINTYLEYFFINRLSAIVDTFKGDWIAKAREIICGYKDYYSSLIAYKIHEQVSDTCKMSKETLRDIANSSSKEEVLDILSRSPYGKDITANDIYYSFAKFKKVVRVQARKASLNAFMGSPFTPVTVMGLAELIRLDTEDIITIVNGLALVRNGENKQKVVEDIKSLLSFELI; via the coding sequence ATGAGCTTCGCGTACACTACTGCATTAGCAAGAGTATATAAGAGCCAGATACTGAGTACAGGCACTGTAAATGAGTTATTAGAGTCAAGTAGCTGGAAGGAAGTTGCCAACATATTGAGAGAAAATGGTATAATATCTGAAGTCCCACAAACTCTTACGGATTTCCAGACATATATGAAAAATAGAGCACTACAGATATTATCTAGTGTAAGGAATTATACTCTATCCTCCAAAATTGCTTCGTCTATCGTAGATTTGTATAAATATATCGTAGAGTTAGATGACATAGAAGCTATAGTATCTGCCACATTATCTAAATCTACTTCCTTTCGTGTCTATCTTTTAAAAGATCTGGCTGATATAAAACCTCAATCCCTTGAAGATGTGCTATCCTCTCTGACTGGAATCGAGAGGGAAGCTTTGGAATTCGCCTTAGAAAAAGCCACTAATAAGTCAGCTGCCGTAATCAACACTTATTTAGAATATTTCTTTATCAACAGATTATCGGCTATTGTAGATACGTTTAAAGGAGACTGGATCGCAAAAGCTAGAGAGATCATATGTGGTTACAAGGATTATTATTCATCTCTTATCGCGTATAAAATACATGAGCAAGTTTCAGATACATGCAAAATGAGCAAGGAAACTTTGAGAGACATAGCTAACTCTTCTTCTAAGGAAGAGGTTCTAGACATATTATCGAGGTCACCTTACGGTAAAGACATAACAGCAAATGATATTTACTATTCATTTGCTAAATTTAAGAAAGTAGTTAGGGTGCAAGCTAGGAAAGCTTCTCTGAATGCCTTTATGGGTTCACCCTTCACACCAGTTACCGTTATGGGGTTAGCGGAGCTAATTAGATTGGATACAGAAGATATTATCACGATCGTTAACGGTTTAGCTCTAGTTAGAAATGGGGAGAATAAGCAAAAAGTTGTCGAAGATATAAAGTCGCTACTTTCCTTTGAGCTCATCTAA